Proteins from one Halovivax limisalsi genomic window:
- a CDS encoding TATA box-binding protein, whose product MELDLINLANDIGESVARYDPKKYPGMYLRFGDDGPLITVYRTGKYIITGADSEEELYALRERFLTQIAYFGTIEKPEDEWFSVQNYVCTGDLGRAQNLTALAIGLVLERTEYEPE is encoded by the coding sequence ATGGAGCTTGATCTAATAAATCTCGCCAATGATATCGGAGAGTCCGTCGCACGCTATGACCCTAAAAAGTATCCGGGGATGTACCTCCGATTTGGAGATGATGGACCATTAATAACGGTCTACAGGACGGGAAAGTATATTATCACCGGTGCAGATTCAGAAGAGGAACTGTATGCGCTCCGAGAGCGATTCCTTACACAGATCGCGTACTTTGGAACCATAGAGAAACCAGAAGATGAGTGGTTCTCTGTTCAGAACTACGTCTGCACTGGTGATCTGGGAAGAGCCCAGAATCTGACCGCTCTTGCAATAGGGCTCGTCTTGGAGAGGACAGAGTACGAGCCAGAGTAG
- a CDS encoding HNH endonuclease, with amino-acid sequence MSSTYTIGNRYRDTGSYRKQEDQFLRWIRGPLDSGIKNVGGIRDLGTNRSDIPAALVLVSNDKGVSQHDDPWEDTLAVDSGYISYWGDAKANNPYDESDQNDKIKEAFDRKASGRREEVPPVLVFRKPESGTVEFCGLCVPDHLEVRSYQDDSGAQIPNYLFHFSILNTQSVPVSWLHDRAQTNSAEQAPEVWKQWVRTGEVQQWPTGELLDPVGGNLRRYERSEVVVSDAFRAETFERYGYACTVTGIQEEPLLDLAHILSRSQRPDLAEHPENVFVMNSLHHRAFDANLFTIDSDYRIRVSPSFDPAHPFLKETIVKQQGERLALPPNVQIRPLFLEVLNAGISWL; translated from the coding sequence ATGAGCTCCACATACACTATTGGCAACAGATATCGTGACACAGGGAGTTACAGAAAACAGGAAGATCAGTTCTTGCGCTGGATTCGCGGACCGCTGGATAGTGGGATTAAGAACGTCGGCGGAATTCGCGACCTCGGTACTAACCGTTCCGACATTCCTGCGGCCCTAGTACTCGTCTCGAACGATAAAGGAGTCTCCCAGCACGATGATCCGTGGGAGGATACCCTGGCTGTTGATTCGGGGTACATCAGCTACTGGGGCGATGCGAAGGCGAACAACCCCTACGACGAGTCTGATCAGAATGATAAGATCAAGGAAGCCTTCGACAGGAAAGCCTCGGGGCGGCGCGAAGAAGTACCACCGGTCCTCGTATTCCGAAAGCCGGAGTCGGGGACCGTAGAGTTCTGTGGCCTCTGTGTCCCCGACCATCTGGAGGTGCGTTCGTATCAGGACGATTCGGGTGCCCAGATTCCAAACTACCTTTTTCACTTCTCGATTCTCAACACGCAGTCCGTTCCTGTATCGTGGCTCCACGACCGCGCGCAGACGAACAGCGCCGAGCAGGCACCGGAGGTCTGGAAGCAGTGGGTGAGAACCGGAGAGGTTCAGCAGTGGCCAACCGGGGAGCTGCTCGATCCGGTCGGAGGAAACCTTCGGCGGTACGAACGATCGGAAGTGGTTGTCAGCGATGCGTTCCGGGCTGAAACGTTCGAGCGGTACGGATATGCATGTACCGTGACCGGCATCCAGGAAGAGCCTTTGCTCGACCTTGCTCACATTCTTTCCCGGAGCCAGCGCCCCGACCTCGCCGAACACCCCGAAAATGTATTCGTCATGAACTCGCTCCACCATCGAGCGTTCGATGCAAACCTGTTCACGATCGATAGCGACTATCGAATACGGGTCAGTCCTTCTTTTGACCCTGCACACCCGTTCCTCAAGGAAACCATCGTCAAACAACAGGGCGAACGACTAGCGTTACCTCCTAACGTTCAGATTCGGCCATTATTCCTCGAAGTGCTGAACGCCGGGATTTCATGGCTGTGA
- a CDS encoding helicase-related protein, producing MSSAFDIGDQVAFYGGKGNIIDVKGPNLQILTSDGTVREISSDLPMVRKLEEAGEGDFVQFPGGRACVVSVQEREGRSDLLYLRTEGGELKKVPGDLAGIEPGRSVPDRLASGEFDDPVRFSLRERAVRLSLAYRSNRFLSLSGNRIRIEPYQVDAAHQILTSYEPRFMIADEVGLGKTIEAGIVIEELIARDRADRVLIITPASLRDQWQREMKTKFGREYVTYDRGYVDTLRNAHPGTNVWTHDDKIVVSIDFAKQDGLLDDLRRLDEHWDVVVFDEAHHLTARETGDGIERVGRYRVAEAVAGDTDALLFLTGTPHKGKPDQFFHLLRLLDPYRFRGPEDITPEELEDLMIRRVKTDDSMIAADGTPMFPDREITTLPVSLTSAERRLYDDLTEYISAVYTANAESDRHAAGFTMVIYQKRLVSSIRAIAQSLQNRLDDLEEKTTVGKDVSSQLHTVDDTVETEADVLEQLITAANNIGVDSKGKRLREFVDGVLSEDPDEKILLFTEYTDTLRYLRDEVLSEYTTVEISGQMDQEARREAIDAFRDDANILLATDAAREGLNLQFAHIMANYDLPWNPIRIDQRMGRLHRYGQDQTVQVYNLFVKETRESDILQLLVDKIDQIESDTGMRSDVLGTVLDDYDVEAAIMDAVTGERSSDAVKQEIDAAVEERKEAVEKIEREFLIRDKFDADDHEAIENIINLSEENPISEDDIEQLVREFCKEFGGRVTSSQSSKGSSASLLQVQVPDIISLNTEVDEQYRKVTFSRTIALDEPDAELISLNHPLVQAITEYCLDGDWIDGKVAALVAQDPSKTPGILVTYRLGYVSGAGEVPTEDYTHVYIDAEGEIHAEPPSIVGVLPAQAASTGLETGEIAGRVGELLEQARNEATTVVEGLIDGVREERAQKVDIKEQHAERYFQHQIRKHEDRLRKYEKDATDTEKDMQVAIDSTRAEIRKLEEKWNREQERLERERQIIPDEPELVNAAFVTESVPAIEADVISSPDDIAAGSSHNQ from the coding sequence ATGTCATCTGCATTTGATATAGGGGATCAAGTGGCTTTCTACGGTGGAAAGGGTAACATAATCGATGTTAAAGGTCCAAATCTACAGATACTCACATCCGATGGTACAGTCCGTGAGATTTCTTCGGATCTCCCGATGGTGCGGAAACTGGAGGAAGCAGGTGAAGGAGACTTTGTCCAGTTTCCCGGCGGTCGAGCATGTGTAGTGTCGGTCCAGGAACGGGAGGGCCGCTCCGATCTCCTGTACCTGCGTACTGAGGGCGGCGAACTGAAGAAAGTTCCCGGTGATCTTGCGGGCATCGAACCTGGACGGTCGGTTCCGGACCGACTAGCTTCCGGTGAATTCGATGATCCAGTACGATTCAGCCTTCGTGAGCGGGCAGTTCGGCTGAGTCTGGCATATCGATCGAACCGGTTCCTCTCTTTATCTGGAAACCGGATTCGGATCGAGCCCTATCAGGTCGACGCTGCCCATCAGATACTGACTTCATATGAGCCGCGGTTCATGATTGCCGATGAAGTTGGGCTCGGGAAGACGATCGAGGCGGGAATCGTCATCGAGGAATTGATTGCTCGCGATCGAGCTGACCGCGTTTTAATTATTACTCCTGCCTCGCTTCGGGATCAGTGGCAGCGGGAGATGAAGACCAAGTTCGGCCGTGAGTATGTAACCTACGATCGGGGGTATGTCGACACACTACGCAACGCTCATCCCGGAACTAATGTCTGGACACACGACGACAAAATTGTCGTCTCCATCGATTTCGCAAAGCAGGATGGATTGCTTGACGACCTGCGAAGACTCGACGAACACTGGGATGTCGTCGTATTCGACGAAGCACATCATCTGACAGCTCGTGAGACCGGTGACGGTATCGAGCGGGTTGGACGTTACCGTGTAGCTGAGGCTGTAGCCGGCGACACCGATGCACTCCTCTTCCTGACCGGAACGCCCCACAAGGGTAAACCCGATCAGTTCTTCCATCTACTCAGATTGCTCGACCCGTACCGGTTCCGGGGTCCCGAAGATATCACTCCCGAGGAACTGGAGGACCTGATGATACGGCGGGTAAAGACAGATGACAGTATGATCGCAGCGGACGGAACACCGATGTTCCCTGACCGAGAGATAACCACCCTTCCTGTTTCACTGACTTCCGCTGAACGACGGTTGTACGACGATCTGACGGAGTACATCTCTGCGGTGTACACAGCCAACGCCGAATCCGACAGACATGCAGCGGGATTTACGATGGTAATTTACCAGAAGCGTCTCGTCTCGTCGATCCGAGCCATTGCTCAATCCCTCCAGAATCGTCTCGACGATCTTGAGGAGAAAACAACTGTGGGGAAGGATGTTTCGTCCCAGTTACATACTGTCGACGACACCGTAGAAACAGAGGCCGATGTTCTGGAGCAGTTAATTACGGCGGCAAACAATATCGGTGTCGACTCGAAGGGGAAGCGGCTTCGCGAATTCGTCGATGGCGTCCTTTCGGAAGATCCGGACGAGAAGATCCTGCTATTCACGGAGTACACGGACACACTGAGATACCTTCGTGACGAGGTCCTGTCTGAATACACGACAGTAGAAATCAGTGGCCAGATGGATCAGGAGGCACGGCGTGAGGCCATTGATGCGTTCCGAGATGACGCGAATATTCTTCTGGCGACTGACGCGGCCCGAGAGGGACTGAACCTCCAGTTCGCGCACATCATGGCGAACTACGACCTACCATGGAACCCTATCCGGATTGACCAGCGAATGGGTAGACTTCACCGGTACGGACAGGATCAGACCGTTCAGGTGTATAATCTGTTTGTTAAGGAAACCAGAGAGAGCGATATTCTCCAGTTGCTGGTGGACAAGATCGATCAGATCGAGTCCGACACGGGAATGCGATCTGACGTCCTTGGAACAGTTCTCGATGACTACGATGTCGAGGCTGCAATTATGGATGCGGTGACCGGTGAGCGAAGCTCCGATGCGGTAAAACAGGAGATCGACGCAGCCGTTGAGGAACGAAAAGAGGCCGTCGAGAAAATTGAACGTGAGTTTTTAATTCGAGACAAGTTCGACGCTGACGACCACGAAGCAATAGAGAACATTATCAATCTGAGTGAGGAGAACCCTATCAGTGAAGATGACATCGAGCAACTCGTTCGAGAGTTCTGTAAGGAGTTTGGAGGGCGAGTTACGAGCAGCCAGTCTTCTAAGGGATCTTCAGCTTCGCTTCTCCAGGTCCAAGTGCCCGACATCATCTCGTTGAATACAGAGGTCGATGAACAGTACCGTAAAGTCACGTTCTCACGGACAATCGCTCTGGATGAGCCCGATGCGGAGCTTATATCGCTCAATCATCCGCTCGTTCAGGCAATTACTGAATACTGCCTGGATGGCGACTGGATCGACGGGAAGGTGGCGGCACTGGTTGCGCAGGATCCCTCCAAGACCCCTGGTATCCTCGTTACCTACCGGCTCGGCTATGTGAGTGGGGCTGGTGAGGTGCCTACTGAAGACTACACGCATGTTTACATCGATGCTGAGGGAGAGATACATGCTGAACCTCCCTCGATAGTCGGTGTACTTCCCGCACAGGCCGCGAGCACCGGTCTAGAAACGGGGGAAATAGCAGGGAGAGTTGGTGAACTTCTGGAACAGGCGCGCAATGAAGCCACAACTGTTGTGGAGGGACTGATTGACGGTGTCCGAGAGGAACGGGCTCAGAAAGTGGATATCAAAGAACAACACGCAGAGCGGTATTTTCAGCACCAGATTCGCAAGCACGAGGACCGGCTCCGCAAGTACGAGAAGGACGCTACGGATACCGAGAAGGATATGCAGGTCGCAATCGACAGCACACGGGCGGAAATCCGAAAACTTGAGGAAAAATGGAATCGGGAACAGGAACGCCTCGAGCGCGAACGCCAGATCATCCCTGACGAACCAGAACTCGTGAACGCCGCTTTCGTTACCGAATCAGTTCCCGCCATTGAGGCAGATGTCATCTCCTCACCGGACGACATCGCTGCTGGTTCCTCTCACAATCAGTAA
- a CDS encoding TIGR02391 family protein produces the protein MEIADVVSCDFYNSQTWDGREKSRVHLYKQGEQVGLDLETERTGSDGKTQELTRIEISRMDAETLRKIQSVLGEWLKKVDSEQTNLTTRPVEGIYKDSSTDHEISRLQVEFTSQGLRILPFASGNRPMPNATHIPCTTEIHDETIRDNSHLKRLYSLIEVFMAGIEQESDDVLQSTKYLLDSESHVHPDLREICLERLDNGDCTGVVQAAGTALEETLQAKASDEIVKRASNATDLANQTFNVDNPVFKWGYNDGEQRGLHQLYAGAFMALRNPMSHPRGDPDRNRYLDDIDERDALDILCLFNFLLRKLDQYGTTTLEQEAQ, from the coding sequence ATGGAAATCGCCGATGTTGTCTCCTGTGATTTCTATAATTCCCAGACCTGGGACGGGCGTGAAAAGTCGAGAGTTCATTTATACAAACAGGGCGAACAGGTGGGACTCGATCTCGAAACGGAACGGACTGGAAGTGACGGGAAGACACAGGAGCTAACGAGGATCGAGATCAGCCGAATGGACGCTGAAACATTACGTAAAATTCAGTCTGTACTGGGCGAGTGGCTAAAGAAAGTTGACTCGGAGCAGACTAATCTGACAACACGACCAGTCGAGGGAATATACAAAGATAGCTCAACAGATCACGAAATCTCTCGTCTGCAAGTCGAATTTACCTCTCAGGGGCTGCGGATACTACCTTTCGCATCGGGAAACAGACCAATGCCGAACGCGACACATATCCCTTGCACCACAGAGATACACGATGAGACCATCAGGGATAACAGCCATCTGAAACGCCTCTATAGCCTTATTGAGGTCTTTATGGCGGGAATCGAACAGGAGAGCGACGACGTACTCCAGTCAACGAAGTACCTCTTGGATTCGGAATCACATGTTCATCCTGACCTCAGAGAAATCTGTCTTGAACGTCTTGACAACGGTGACTGTACAGGCGTGGTTCAGGCGGCCGGAACAGCACTCGAGGAAACGCTTCAAGCGAAAGCTTCAGACGAGATTGTGAAGCGAGCAAGCAATGCTACCGACCTCGCAAACCAGACATTCAACGTAGACAATCCCGTCTTCAAATGGGGCTATAATGATGGTGAGCAGAGGGGGTTGCACCAGCTCTACGCGGGTGCGTTCATGGCCCTGCGAAATCCAATGAGTCATCCGCGAGGCGACCCTGACCGTAACCGGTATCTGGACGATATCGACGAGCGCGATGCACTAGATATCCTTTGCCTGTTCAACTTCCTGCTCCGTAAACTGGATCAATACGGTACAACGACCCTCGAACAGGAAGCCCAGTAA
- a CDS encoding helicase-related protein, whose product MTSCSCGFEVGNRVSFAGGEGEVAKVNHRPSGQCLVTILTDAGQEKRPSAVVEKVEGTDSLLAKREFDTPERFNLRARAAELDLAHRQDRFVALESSRIDIAPHQVKAAYDILTSYDHRYLIGDEVGLGKTIEAAIVIEELAARGQADRVLIVAPAPLTTQWQEELREKFDSNYVVYDRDYVDAKRGAHPNKNVWTHDDRIITSIDFAKQEDMLAALDNLGEEWDIAVFDEAHHLTARREGKRGIDRTERYRVGEAVSKTSDGLIFLTGTPHKGKRDQFYFMISLLDPYRFRDEHDVNKEGLRDLMIRRLKDQMYEADGSKMFPEKNIETLPVTFTPAERELYEKVTDYITEHYNLAHREDNDTAGFAMVLYQKRLVSSIHAIRKSLKNRMKSIQAGGADPSDLSQATKSLLPQYREDPNMLTDAQREKVEEDLGGVAASSDPERVQKELSIVRDLYNQAKAIDVDSKAEQLREFVDGVLAEEPDEKVLVFTEYTDTLEYLRDRVFSEHDIAQVYGDLSQAERQRQLKKFEEEANIMLATDAAREGLNLQFAHIMANYDLPWNPTRIDQRIGRLHRYGQDRTVEIRNLFVDDTRESDILELLMNKLDEIEETLGMSSDVLGLILEDVNLEDQIMTAVAQPDGSKQVAADIDAIVEDQEEAVRRVDKELLIRDRFDLSEQDREILDVIEESAEDTISEADVEYLVRTVCNEFGGRIVNARSGPADDGGDVFDLVVPDPISGGEVKDRYDGATFDRENAVVDEDLEFIALDHPVVRSMMQFCLDTDAVGGQTAVLTGGRNLDTPGLLCHFRVGYLSGTGDTVTERLTQVYVTPDEDTITGEVDLTGGLPPSAVDDYPAVDAITASADEFVESAEAAAWEVIEDLADEAREEREREVRIRREHTQNYFEYRIEDLEERIQKYEERGAKPDEDMGVVIAKARSELESLRDERDDALARLEEEGQVIPDEPELVNMAVVIDAFES is encoded by the coding sequence GTGACCAGTTGCAGTTGTGGATTCGAAGTCGGTAATCGCGTTAGTTTCGCGGGCGGCGAGGGCGAGGTGGCAAAGGTAAACCACCGACCAAGCGGACAGTGCTTGGTAACGATCTTGACCGACGCTGGACAGGAGAAACGTCCGAGCGCCGTCGTCGAGAAGGTCGAAGGGACCGATTCGCTACTCGCCAAGCGTGAGTTCGACACCCCCGAGCGTTTCAATCTCCGGGCTCGTGCCGCAGAACTCGACCTCGCCCACCGGCAGGACCGGTTCGTCGCCCTGGAGAGCAGCCGGATCGACATCGCGCCCCACCAGGTGAAAGCCGCCTACGACATCCTCACATCGTACGACCACCGCTACCTGATCGGGGATGAAGTCGGGCTCGGAAAGACGATCGAGGCAGCCATCGTCATCGAAGAACTCGCCGCCCGTGGGCAGGCTGACAGGGTCCTGATCGTCGCACCCGCGCCACTCACGACGCAGTGGCAGGAGGAGCTCCGCGAGAAGTTTGACAGCAACTACGTCGTATACGACCGCGATTACGTCGACGCGAAGCGTGGAGCCCACCCGAACAAGAACGTCTGGACGCACGACGATCGCATCATCACATCCATTGACTTCGCGAAGCAGGAGGACATGCTCGCAGCGCTCGACAATCTTGGGGAGGAGTGGGACATCGCAGTGTTCGACGAGGCTCACCACCTTACTGCTCGCCGTGAGGGAAAGCGCGGAATCGACAGGACGGAGCGATACAGGGTCGGCGAAGCTGTGTCGAAGACGTCTGATGGTCTCATTTTCCTGACCGGGACCCCCCACAAGGGGAAGCGCGACCAGTTCTACTTCATGATCTCGCTGCTGGACCCCTACCGGTTCCGCGACGAGCACGACGTCAACAAGGAGGGACTCCGGGACCTGATGATCCGCCGGCTGAAGGACCAGATGTACGAGGCCGACGGCTCGAAGATGTTCCCGGAGAAGAATATCGAGACGCTGCCAGTCACGTTCACGCCAGCCGAACGCGAGCTCTACGAGAAGGTCACCGACTACATTACTGAACACTACAACCTTGCCCATCGCGAGGACAATGACACAGCTGGGTTCGCGATGGTTCTCTATCAGAAGCGTCTGGTCTCGTCGATTCACGCGATCCGAAAATCCCTCAAGAACCGGATGAAGTCCATCCAGGCCGGCGGCGCGGACCCGAGCGACCTCTCCCAGGCCACGAAGAGTCTCCTGCCGCAGTATCGGGAGGATCCGAATATGCTCACCGACGCCCAGCGGGAGAAGGTCGAGGAGGACCTCGGTGGGGTCGCGGCGTCAAGTGATCCAGAGAGGGTCCAGAAGGAACTTTCGATCGTTCGAGACCTCTATAACCAGGCCAAGGCGATAGACGTCGACTCGAAAGCAGAACAGCTGCGTGAGTTCGTTGATGGTGTCCTCGCCGAGGAACCGGACGAGAAGGTGCTCGTGTTCACCGAGTACACGGACACACTGGAATACCTACGGGATCGGGTGTTCAGTGAGCACGACATCGCGCAGGTTTACGGCGACCTCTCCCAGGCGGAACGTCAGCGCCAGCTCAAGAAATTCGAGGAGGAGGCGAACATCATGCTCGCGACGGATGCGGCCCGTGAGGGGCTGAACCTCCAGTTCGCCCATATCATGGCCAACTACGACCTCCCATGGAACCCGACGCGGATCGATCAGCGCATCGGTCGACTCCACCGGTACGGTCAGGACCGAACAGTCGAGATCCGGAACCTGTTCGTCGATGACACGCGGGAAAGCGACATCCTCGAGCTGCTGATGAACAAGCTCGATGAGATCGAAGAAACCCTCGGAATGAGTTCCGACGTACTGGGACTCATTCTGGAGGACGTCAACCTCGAAGACCAGATTATGACGGCGGTCGCCCAGCCGGATGGATCAAAGCAGGTTGCAGCGGATATAGACGCGATTGTCGAAGATCAGGAGGAGGCTGTCAGACGGGTCGACAAAGAGCTGCTCATTCGCGATCGCTTCGACCTGAGCGAACAGGACCGGGAGATACTCGACGTCATAGAGGAGAGTGCTGAGGATACGATCAGCGAGGCGGACGTTGAATACCTCGTCAGGACCGTTTGCAACGAGTTTGGTGGTCGTATCGTGAACGCGCGATCGGGTCCCGCGGACGATGGTGGTGACGTGTTCGACCTCGTGGTTCCCGACCCAATCTCGGGAGGAGAGGTGAAAGACCGGTACGACGGGGCGACGTTCGACCGGGAGAATGCAGTCGTTGATGAGGACCTGGAGTTTATCGCCCTCGATCATCCGGTCGTCCGGTCTATGATGCAGTTCTGTCTTGACACCGATGCAGTTGGCGGACAGACAGCTGTTCTGACCGGAGGTCGCAATCTGGATACTCCTGGACTGCTCTGTCACTTCCGGGTCGGATACCTCTCTGGGACCGGCGACACCGTGACGGAACGTCTCACCCAGGTATACGTGACCCCCGACGAAGACACGATAACTGGCGAGGTCGATCTCACTGGTGGGCTGCCACCGTCAGCTGTCGACGACTATCCTGCCGTCGACGCAATCACGGCAAGTGCCGACGAATTCGTAGAAAGCGCCGAAGCGGCTGCCTGGGAAGTTATCGAAGATCTGGCCGATGAGGCACGTGAAGAGCGAGAACGGGAAGTGCGAATTCGTCGCGAACACACGCAGAACTACTTCGAATACCGTATCGAGGACCTCGAGGAACGCATCCAGAAGTACGAGGAACGTGGTGCAAAGCCGGATGAGGATATGGGCGTCGTTATCGCAAAAGCCCGGAGCGAACTCGAGAGCTTGCGGGATGAGCGTGACGATGCTCTGGCTCGACTCGAAGAAGAGGGGCAGGTAATTCCCGATGAACCAGAACTCGTCAATATGGCCGTTGTTATCGACGCCTTTGAGAGCTGA
- a CDS encoding HNH endonuclease, whose amino-acid sequence MRVFLSHDRHPGGTNARPGSRATRSQRPDLAEHPENVFVLNSLHHRAFDANLFTVDSDYQIRASPSFDPGHPFLRQTIIERQGEQLSLPPDVRVRSTFLEELNAGLYWL is encoded by the coding sequence ATACGGGTATTCCTGTCCCATGACCGGCATCCAGGAGGAACCAATGCCCGACCTGGCTCACGTGCTACCCGGAGCCAGCGTCCTGATCTCGCCGAACATCCAGAGAACGTGTTCGTTCTGAATTCGCTCCACCATCGGGCGTTTGATGCTAACCTGTTCACGGTTGATAGCGACTATCAAATACGTGCTAGCCCGTCATTCGACCCCGGCCATCCATTCCTGAGGCAGACGATTATCGAGCGCCAGGGAGAACAGTTGTCGTTACCTCCTGATGTCCGGGTACGGTCCACGTTTCTAGAAGAGTTGAACGCTGGTCTGTATTGGCTCTAA
- a CDS encoding DNA cytosine methyltransferase, which produces METRPSAIDLFCGAGGLSQGLRKAGFDVQWAIDSDAAAVETYRQNIGDHVVEADIRETDPATDGPDIKPGDLDLVAGGPPCPSFSTIGRAKLESLEERSTENDNRNVLYRDFLRYVDYFEPSAFVMENVPGLLNDTALVETDTIQQSLPTDTASPGKPVGQETPVPEIILEEMEALGYHADWGVVDAADFGVPQYRNRVFFTGVRYGNTLPDLDQWRTHREPKNEQERTMRIRREPGAFTDSSQTTFDTGPALPPFTRGETTRLPYLTVADAIMDLPPVSPGGGMPPGEATEYTLPPVSPYQKWLRDIPEDEDWEDQVLRNHTCRWHNHLDLSIYKLLGHGVGWNIGDVSQELQPYRDDVFPDKYKKQDPSKPASTILAHIQKDGHMFIHPTEARSLTVREAARLQSFRDSYWFPESRTKAYRLVGNAVPPRLAHAVGKAIRDVLLEY; this is translated from the coding sequence ATGGAAACGCGGCCTTCTGCTATTGACCTGTTCTGCGGTGCCGGAGGCCTTAGTCAGGGCCTCCGGAAAGCGGGCTTCGACGTCCAGTGGGCGATTGACAGCGATGCTGCTGCCGTAGAAACCTACCGGCAGAACATCGGTGACCACGTGGTCGAAGCCGATATTCGTGAAACCGATCCAGCGACCGACGGTCCGGACATCAAGCCAGGTGATCTCGACCTTGTGGCAGGGGGCCCGCCCTGCCCTTCGTTCTCCACAATCGGTCGAGCGAAACTTGAATCTCTGGAGGAGAGGTCGACCGAAAATGATAACCGGAACGTCCTCTACCGCGACTTTCTCCGATATGTCGACTATTTCGAGCCGAGTGCCTTCGTTATGGAGAACGTCCCGGGACTGCTCAACGACACTGCGCTCGTTGAGACAGATACGATTCAGCAGTCACTTCCGACCGATACAGCATCCCCCGGGAAACCGGTTGGTCAGGAGACGCCCGTCCCTGAAATTATTCTTGAGGAGATGGAGGCGCTCGGCTATCACGCGGATTGGGGGGTGGTCGATGCGGCCGACTTTGGAGTGCCACAGTATCGAAATCGTGTCTTTTTCACTGGTGTCCGTTACGGGAATACGCTCCCAGACCTCGATCAGTGGAGAACCCACCGTGAACCGAAGAATGAGCAAGAACGAACCATGCGAATCCGGAGGGAACCTGGAGCGTTCACAGATTCCTCTCAGACCACGTTCGACACGGGGCCCGCTCTTCCCCCCTTCACTCGTGGCGAGACGACCAGACTGCCATACCTGACTGTTGCTGACGCGATTATGGACCTGCCTCCGGTTTCCCCGGGAGGAGGTATGCCGCCAGGCGAAGCGACTGAATACACGCTCCCTCCCGTCTCCCCGTATCAGAAATGGTTACGCGACATTCCTGAGGACGAGGACTGGGAAGACCAGGTACTGCGCAACCACACTTGCCGATGGCACAATCACCTCGACCTCTCGATCTACAAACTGCTTGGCCACGGTGTGGGATGGAACATCGGGGATGTGAGTCAGGAGCTTCAGCCCTATCGAGACGACGTCTTTCCGGACAAATATAAGAAGCAGGATCCGTCGAAGCCGGCGTCAACGATTCTTGCACATATTCAGAAGGACGGACATATGTTCATACACCCGACAGAGGCTCGTTCACTCACTGTCCGAGAAGCAGCACGGTTACAGTCCTTCCGTGACTCCTACTGGTTCCCCGAGAGCAGAACGAAGGCATATCGGCTCGTCGGGAACGCTGTGCCACCGAGGCTAGCTCACGCCGTGGGAAAGGCAATTAGAGATGTTCTTCTGGAATACTAG